Below is a genomic region from Candidatus Latescibacterota bacterium.
GCGTCACATACGATTCGAGAGCGCCTGCTTCGAACAACCTCTCCTGAAGATATCCGTAGATTTCGGGACTCATGTCGTCGATCGTCGTGTTAATGGTGACGACATACCCCTTCCCCACAGCAGGAACCGCTTGAACGACTCTCAGCATCCCGGGGCCGGGTTCTTTTTCGCGTGTTCCGACCGAATATACGATTCTCTCGGGCACTATTTCAGCACTCACTGGAAGCTCTTCGGCCAGAGCCTTCATCAGAGCGGCCCCGGTCGGAGTTACGACTTCGCCTACCTCGTCGGAAAAGGTCACCGTGCGACCTTTCAATACTTCGAGCGTAGCGGGGGCAGGCACGGGCAACTTCCCGTGAGCTATCGAGATCTTTCCGCATCCAAAAGCAAACGGCCTGTGGTAGAGCTTCGGGAATCCCAGTTTTGAAAGTGCGACCGCCGCGCCGACGATATCCACTATAGAATCTACCGCACCTACTTCATGAAAATGAACTCTTTCCAAAGGCATCCCATGGATCTTTCCCTCTGCTTCTCCCAGCACCAGGAATGTCTTTTCAGCCATTTCCCGCACCTTCTTGTCGAGGCCCGATCGTCTTATCATGGAGAGTATCTTCGCAAGGTCTCTCGAATGTACCTTATCGGGGCAGATCACTTTCGCCCTCACAGCGGAGATACTGTGCCGCTTTACCCTGCCAAACACGATTTTGAAAGGCTCAAGCCCGGGAAGCCGCGAGACTTCCGCCTGTACTTCAGCTGGCTTTACTCCCAGCGCAAAGAGGGCACCAAGGAACATATCTCCACTCAGTCCCCCGGCCGGATCGATTACAAGCATTCCGG
It encodes:
- the larC gene encoding nickel pincer cofactor biosynthesis protein LarC: MKRSGTRKNNVRKTSKIKVGTGTDKKSIKDPGMLVIDPAGGLSGDMFLGALFALGVKPAEVQAEVSRLPGLEPFKIVFGRVKRHSISAVRAKVICPDKVHSRDLAKILSMIRRSGLDKKVREMAEKTFLVLGEAEGKIHGMPLERVHFHEVGAVDSIVDIVGAAVALSKLGFPKLYHRPFAFGCGKISIAHGKLPVPAPATLEVLKGRTVTFSDEVGEVVTPTGAALMKALAEELPVSAEIVPERIVYSVGTREKEPGPGMLRVVQAVPAVGKGYVVTINTTIDDMSPEIYGYLQERLFEAGALESYVTPVMMKKGRPGSLLTVLCSIENRDRLLGLIFEETTTLGVRVTIEGRAELERYNKNVKTKYGRVSVKFGVLPGGKVKYAPEYESCRQIAIKAEVPIRTVYEEAVKAAGKMK